actttcaatgtttttttgtttttgaatcttTAACAAGTCTAACTTATGcttaaaatttaatttagaaTTTCTTTGCAATTATTACATTGCATTTTTTGTTAACAATGATAATActagaaaaaaatctgaatttcatatttcataggGAATGAACCTTTTCATTCACTGTCTTATCAGTAGTTTATCTGCTAtacctttttatttgaaatggtAAAGGGGTGCCATTTTcattaatgacattttcaaGTCATAACTATTGTAATAACGCTTCACTTCTCCAAAAAGAAATCCAATACTGTGGTTTTACTAGCCCAGGTGGTCAGCTATGATTAACACAATTAACTCCTCACAACAATTATCAAGTTTGTACTTGTTATGTTGTGCTGGACGCAATCAATACGAAATGAAAGAACTGTAAtcaatcaaataattaaaatgatgagGCAATCTGATCCTAGCAACTGGATATCAGTGTCACAAACATTCAGATAATAAAAGCTTATAATgtaaaacaagtaaaacaaatgaGACCAACGCAGTGTATTTTACCTCAAATTAGATTAGATCCAATACAATAAAATACTAAAATTCTTCTATTCAGTTGCTATAATGTGATACAAAAATACAACCAAACCTTTGTGCAGCTTATCAATACACacgaaagaaataaaaacacataaatgaagACCAACATTtagaggaattaaaaaaaaaaaaaaaaaagataagtgtTTTTAATAGTGAGAGGTGAGAGGTATGCTCCTAATTCTCTAAACATCCACTAGGAGGGTATGTTATTACCATGGCAGGCTATCAGGGGCCATCTACAATATAGGCTACTGGCTAAAGCAAGAATATAGTACACTTGGGTCAGGCATTCAGGAATTACTTAATGCAAGTCAACATACACCTATTATGTAAGAGGGATTGGCTGCAAGTATTTGCTGGTAGGTTTTGGATCATCAAAATTCTTAAAAATGCTACCGGAAACAGAGCAGGCAGAAAGATCGACGTCTATGTATGTCTTTGACATAAAGAAGAGTAAAAATCCCTCTGGAAATGTACAGTCACTGAGGCTACGTTTGCTCGGTGCAGGGTGAGATATCAGGCGTTCGACATTTTCTTGGATACTGTGTTTCAAAATGTGAACGCGCAGTCAGATACCACGGTGGCTCTTGGCCACAGTCCTCAGAGGCAAAATGAGGATCGCGTTTACTAAATGATCATATGTAAATTAGAACACTTCCTAGAGATAACCTGTGATGATCTGATGACCTGACAGCAATAGAAGTGACTGTTACATACGTATACAATCTAATCATATTATTATATGCTTTTCCTGGGCCAAAGCTACAGTACAAACATCCTTAGTTCAACCCATTTAGTGTATATTCATGCAGCAGTACACCAGTAGCTTGATCTGGTGGACATATTTCCAATTAAATCCTTTTCAAACGTGTGGTTTAGAGAAGGACGGGGCAGTCTGTAAACGCCATCAAGATCCGTGTGGCCACTGAGACCGAGGTTCGTTGACAGTACACTACAATTACATCTGCCTAACTTTTAAGCCCCATACAACATGAGGTTGAAGTCCTTGCAACTTGCACTGAGTGTTAATTGTTTTCTCCTAGTCCATTAGAAACATttacagagacaaatatacgGGACCATCCCAATCCGTGGTTGAACTATGAGTCTCTGGCTCTGGTACTCCACTTTGTTTGGCGGCAACAACGTGCCCTCGTCTTTTCATTGACTGAATTGAGTTATGTACAAAATACTTGACTTCCCTCCACGTCCTGCTGTTCAAGGCAGGCTCAGCAGCTAAACATGCGTCACAATCCTTTTTGCCTGGCACTTTAACTAGTTTACTCAAGTCTCCCATCTGACGCCTCACTGCTGCCTGTTCCTCCTCACTCCACAGCCTCTTGTTTCTCTTTGGAGGCTTGACAGCAGGAGAACCTTGTCTCCCTACAGCCGACATGGGTGACCCATCCTGTCCCACGGGTGCTCTGTCAGGAACACTGGGTCCATGGATTGTTGGGACAACCTGTGCAGTTGTAGGGACCCTTGGTGAGCTCGTGGGGTAAGCTGGTGCGCTCGAATGGTTCAGAGGTGTGAATGAGGAAACGATAGACCCACTTCTGTCATTCAGTGGGGCAAATGAAGGGACCATTGGAGAACTTGGAGTATTTAATGAGGTGAACGTATGAACCATGGAGGTGCTTGGAGCAGTGAGTTGGCTAAAGGTAGGGATCAGTGGTGAACTCGCAGTGTCCTGTGGTGTATACACAGAATGGGGCGGCATAGATGTGGCATTCTGTGTGTAAGAAGACATTGGCAGAATTTGGTTCTCTGAAGTGTATGCAGGGGACATTAGTGCGTTTGTAGTGTTATGTGGAGTAAATGTAGGAACCACTTGTGTATCAGTAGCATTCAATGGTGTGAAAGTAGAAATCAATTGCTGAGTTGAATGAACCATATTGGTACCAGTGGAACACAACGTAGCATACGTTGGAGTCATCTCTTGGGCGAATGGTGTTGATGTTTCTCTCAAATTTGTTGCTTCAACCATTGTCATGCAACAATTTGAACTGTCTGTCAGGTGATCTGGGTGCACTGTTGTCAGACTACAGAcaacattttcatcttccaAATCTTTCTGCGTGGTTTGGACCCCAACGGGACTCTTTGGATTCATAATGTTTTCATTCCCTTCAGACTTCAGCTGGTTATTTCTCCTCCGCACTGTCTGTAGTGTGTTGTGTACATAGTTTTTAACATCTGTCCAAGACCTTCCACAAAGGTCTGGTTCAGCAGCTATGCAGGCATTGCATTCCTTCTTGCCTGGAACCTTCATACTTGTGATAAACTGATTCAAATAACGCTTCACAGCAGCTTGCTCCTTATCGCTCCATGGCCTCCTCTTTAACGCAGGCTTCTGTACAGTTCCTAAatgataaagagagaaaagaatcatggctatataaaaaaaacaaatgttggaaGAATGCTGAATTATCCATAATGTTCATTTCTGACATTGGAAAAGGCAGGGTTTGTCTTTTAAACTTGTAACTGGGATACTTATTGACACAGATACAGACTGATACAGGTGGAGATGGTTTTGTGAAATGTAAACTACAGAGCACTGTGTTCTGTTcagcacaaaaatgtaaaaagatcccccaacaacaaaaaatactcACCATCTGTTGCAGTCATGTGAGGACTTGATGGCAGCGTACGCTCCATTTCGAGCAATTGTTTGCTCACTTGCTCGAGCTGTGATGCATTTCTTGGGATCTTGTAACACTCTTGGCTGCTCTGCCCCACTAGTTTGGCTACTTGGTCCAACTCTTGTTCATTTAGGCTCATTAGCTGCCAGCAGCTGGCAATTTGCTCTCTTAATGATGAGGACAAAAGTGCTTCTGGGTGTTTTACACCACATTCCATTGCTGCTCTTCGGAAACAGTCCAATCCTCTGATGAAAGATGGTCCTTCAGTCCTTGCAAACAGATATGGATTACTTTTTGCAACACCTGCTTGCTCTCGATTTTCAATGAGTAAGTCGATTGACAAAATCATCCTGTCTGTTAGCAGAACCAGCATGTTCCTTCCATACTGGCCTTCTAGTTCCAACCTGGTAAAACTGGCCCCAAGGTCCAGCTccaattttgtgctttttcttaTCTGATCTGCAGAGGGCATGAAGGTTCCACTTCTCTTTTTGCAAGTGTAAGTTTGTAAGAGCATTCGACCAATATTTCCTACCCGTCCTCTGTTGAACAGACACACGTCTGCCAGAGTGGCCTCACTGAGCTTTTTCCATGTCGATAAACTTGGACTTTCTTTAAGTTCCCTCCTGGCTTCATCTTCTTCCCCTGTGATAAACCTGTGGAGTTTAATTAAATCTTCCGTCACAGTTGATTTGTCTATTTCCACTTTTTTAACATCTTGCTTTAGAGATAATGCGAGAGCTTTACGAGAAAAACATTCGTTCCATTTTGTATCAAGGAGCTGTATGAACTTTTTAACTTCACTTTCAGTTTCGCTGTCCTCCGTCATGCGACTTTCTCCAAACGCTATTTCTGCAGCTCGCTTCAAAGAGTAGCCGATCTTTGAGACGAGGGAAACTGTTTTAAACTTACTGGAGGTGGGATCAAAACCACTAACTTTTTTTGCACCTTCAACAGCCAATTCAAATTTCGAAGGAAGGCATACTTCATGCAAATATCTCACACTCTTGTCAAGCTCGTTTACAGCTAGGACAAATCGTCCGAGCTCCCGCATTTTTTGTGCAATATAAGCAAACTGGGACTTGTCATGGTCATATTTAGCAGACAACGCATTGCCATATTTACAAATAAGTGGGTCATTTCGGATATGTCTTGAGATGTCATCTTGATGCATGATGTGGACGATTTCCTCACAGCCTCCAGTTAAAAACTCTGACATTGGAAGCAGCCGGGAGGCAGCACTATAGACTCTGCTTCTTTTTGACCTTTCGCTGGATTTCTGATCTCCCTTTCTGGCTTTACATGACCGCTCATGTCTCCATAAATCGGTTTTGCGGTAAAAAGCAAAGCAGTGCTGGCAGGGCAAGAAGTCACGAACAGATATACTTGGATTTTTCACTTGTTTCTTAGTCACAATTTCCCCCTCACCACTTTTGAGAACATGGCAATTGTGCTCATAATCCCCTTTATTTCGAATTTGGTCAAGCAAAGACTGTCTGACTTTTGAACCTTTGGGGAAGTGTATTGCATGGGCAAcatctgtttcctctgcatgttTCCTTTCTAAATGCTTTGTAAGTTGGGTGAAAGCCATTTTGCAAtataaacagaaatgtttcttgCAAGGCTCTTTTTTCTCAACATCCACTGTCACAGGTGTCGTTTCAATCACTTTCTTACAGGTCCTTAGACTTGACCGTGTTGgctctttcttctctgcagtttttctctggCGCCATGGTTGCCTTTTAGAAATTCTCTTTGTGCCCAGCTCAGACAGGACTTGATCTGTACTGTGTGAATGGCCTGCTAACACATCTTCTTCTTTCAagtcattttcttcctctggaGAACTTTGTTTGTCACTCATGCCCTTTTGCTCCATTTCATCATAGTTCCTCAACAGGTTCCCTGCTCCATTTGTGGTTGAATCTGAATTTTCAAAGTTCAAACTAATTTCCCTCGATAAACCATCTTTCGTGTCATCTGACATCCCGTCTTCCTCTGCTTGCCTCTTGTCTTCCTTTACTTCACCTTCCTGCTCTGTAGCCATATCAAAATCAGTGCTTTTGAATTCAGTTATAACCTGCCCACCTTTATTGACATTTTCCTGTTCACTCATTGGCACCTGCCCAGTGTTTGAACTGACAGGGCAGTATGGTAGATTTGGCCCATCCAAATCTTGTGGgatattttctttcactcttgGAGTGCCCTCTTCATTTCTTGCACTGTCAAGGTTAGAAGTCAATCTAAGAGCATCATTCGAACTCCTCTCTTCAATCAAGTTCCTCTCTCCTTCAAATGATCTCTTCTCACCAATAGTACACGCCTGTAAAAGAACAAGTATATGTAAGACTCATCGCCAAATCAGATCCAATGAATAATTTGATGAAGTTAGCTTGAAACACACACCAATTAGGAAATAAATGCAGGAGggataaaaaggaagaaagatagaaaaaaaagctaTGTTTTGGTAGGAATTTTGATTGGCTTGAAATTTGCACTTTTTCTGTTTAGTGCATCAGCACCTTGGCAATGCCCCAACAAGATCCAGGCTCATTCAAACAAAAGTCAATGTGATGGCCACACATTACCTTTTTAGCCCAACCTTGGTAATAAAAAAAGCCCCTGACACCTCAAATCTCCAGTACAAAAACCACATGTGACCCATTCAAGAACAGTTAATGGCTTTATTGGATCAAGCAGCGTTTTAACATTGTAAATGTCTAATCAGGTATATGTAGTCATGGGGTGTTGGATGAAATGCTACATGGAGAGTACAGAGTATGCACTGGCACGAGACCTACATTTATGGCTTGCAATTACAACAAATAGCGATATTACTTTTCATGTTTTATACAAGGCccttagcttagcatagcaATGGTTTTACAATAAAACTATGAAACTGGCGTTTTAATACGACATACCTTCAATGTGGCTGAAAAACATCTAACCAGGCCAGCACAGGTACtcatgcaaatatatatatatataactgattttatttaattttttttaatttagagcTTATCTATGCGAAGGTATAAAAAGTGTTAAATGTATGATAACTGGCGCATGCTGCAGGCTGAACACATTTTGtcatgataatgatgatgatacatGTTCTGAAAG
This portion of the Echeneis naucrates chromosome 21, fEcheNa1.1, whole genome shotgun sequence genome encodes:
- the mphosph8 gene encoding M-phase phosphoprotein 8 isoform X2, whose protein sequence is MPTVCVLDNTYIIHYNVCTLETVVLFCLAEKKPMEEDSENKIKWDKMNPFKQACTIGEKRSFEGERNLIEERSSNDALRLTSNLDSARNEEGTPRVKENIPQDLDGPNLPYCPVSSNTGQVPMSEQENVNKGGQVITEFKSTDFDMATEQEGEVKEDKRQAEEDGMSDDTKDGLSREISLNFENSDSTTNGAGNLLRNYDEMEQKGMSDKQSSPEEENDLKEEDVLAGHSHSTDQVLSELGTKRISKRQPWRQRKTAEKKEPTRSSLRTCKKVIETTPVTVDVEKKEPCKKHFCLYCKMAFTQLTKHLERKHAEETDVAHAIHFPKGSKVRQSLLDQIRNKGDYEHNCHVLKSGEGEIVTKKQVKNPSISVRDFLPCQHCFAFYRKTDLWRHERSCKARKGDQKSSERSKRSRVYSAASRLLPMSEFLTGGCEEIVHIMHQDDISRHIRNDPLICKYGNALSAKYDHDKSQFAYIAQKMRELGRFVLAVNELDKSVRYLHEVCLPSKFELAVEGAKKVSGFDPTSSKFKTVSLVSKIGYSLKRAAEIAFGESRMTEDSETESEVKKFIQLLDTKWNECFSRKALALSLKQDVKKVEIDKSTVTEDLIKLHRFITGEEDEARRELKESPSLSTWKKLSEATLADVCLFNRGRVGNIGRMLLQTYTCKKRSGTFMPSADQIRKSTKLELDLGASFTRLELEGQYGRNMLVLLTDRMILSIDLLIENREQAGVAKSNPYLFARTEGPSFIRGLDCFRRAAMECGVKHPEALLSSSLREQIASCWQLMSLNEQELDQVAKLVGQSSQECYKIPRNASQLEQVSKQLLEMERTLPSSPHMTATDGTVQKPALKRRPWSDKEQAAVKRYLNQFITSMKVPGKKECNACIAAEPDLCGRSWTDVKNYVHNTLQTVRRRNNQLKSEGNENIMNPKSPVGVQTTQKDLEDENVVCSLTTVHPDHLTDSSNCCMTMVEATNLRETSTPFAQEMTPTYATLCSTGTNMVHSTQQLISTFTPLNATDTQVVPTFTPHNTTNALMSPAYTSENQILPMSSYTQNATSMPPHSVYTPQDTASSPLIPTFSQLTAPSTSMVHTFTSLNTPSSPMVPSFAPLNDRSGSIVSSFTPLNHSSAPAYPTSSPRVPTTAQVVPTIHGPSVPDRAPVGQDGSPMSAVGRQGSPAVKPPKRNKRLWSEEEQAAVRRQMGDLSKLVKVPGKKDCDACLAAEPALNSRTWREVKYFVHNSIQSMKRRGHVVAAKQSGVPEPETHSSTTDWDGPVYLSL
- the mphosph8 gene encoding M-phase phosphoprotein 8 isoform X1, which encodes METETDKVEPADSEQDEEEDVYEVERIIDMRVEEGEVLYRVRWKNYCSDDDTWEPEAHLEDCREVLLAFKKSLADAKAKKEAEAKKSVKLLPTKSDVFDADSESDSDKDRPTEALVKKKKKKIREEEDEPSLKDKKKKKKEKRKEEIRPLPAPETDEEEEEEEEEDERLPSPPSTPKEKKTESKKRVVDSEEDNDEPVPSKKHKKEKGNEGGKYRKEKGEDGKKKKGKKERRIETSEDEATAPLEDYLSDGPSESQMDDTTSSETVTKSSEKARLDDKSKQKRGKWEVKLQGIKDLIHDKKSKKSDTAQKDSSLQKLKSLTAKNREENAPHSDSSDSSTLHRKAKSKGQESTSAPSKAPSSSASSSSSSSVTAAASVKVREEEMVPKEELLGQKDPTGSTNLFEKFLLNCEAKDRAPRRPPVHQPPVEKTNSKPTKQIGKIPKTTKESPAQKSEPEKTERTKQSDVSKPGQSYGFNLDSDEREGEESTAKLKIGEDCRERRDRPEEAQRSSWERRTPTDDRRRRREDSEPRLFMACDDNQDTQEPAEGTDKSDKGQATLSLGMDLNLDWMTLDDFQKHLNGEDEILSGPPLSPSELRDAVKSGDYMAVKLALNSKEDYNLDQEACTIGEKRSFEGERNLIEERSSNDALRLTSNLDSARNEEGTPRVKENIPQDLDGPNLPYCPVSSNTGQVPMSEQENVNKGGQVITEFKSTDFDMATEQEGEVKEDKRQAEEDGMSDDTKDGLSREISLNFENSDSTTNGAGNLLRNYDEMEQKGMSDKQSSPEEENDLKEEDVLAGHSHSTDQVLSELGTKRISKRQPWRQRKTAEKKEPTRSSLRTCKKVIETTPVTVDVEKKEPCKKHFCLYCKMAFTQLTKHLERKHAEETDVAHAIHFPKGSKVRQSLLDQIRNKGDYEHNCHVLKSGEGEIVTKKQVKNPSISVRDFLPCQHCFAFYRKTDLWRHERSCKARKGDQKSSERSKRSRVYSAASRLLPMSEFLTGGCEEIVHIMHQDDISRHIRNDPLICKYGNALSAKYDHDKSQFAYIAQKMRELGRFVLAVNELDKSVRYLHEVCLPSKFELAVEGAKKVSGFDPTSSKFKTVSLVSKIGYSLKRAAEIAFGESRMTEDSETESEVKKFIQLLDTKWNECFSRKALALSLKQDVKKVEIDKSTVTEDLIKLHRFITGEEDEARRELKESPSLSTWKKLSEATLADVCLFNRGRVGNIGRMLLQTYTCKKRSGTFMPSADQIRKSTKLELDLGASFTRLELEGQYGRNMLVLLTDRMILSIDLLIENREQAGVAKSNPYLFARTEGPSFIRGLDCFRRAAMECGVKHPEALLSSSLREQIASCWQLMSLNEQELDQVAKLVGQSSQECYKIPRNASQLEQVSKQLLEMERTLPSSPHMTATDGTVQKPALKRRPWSDKEQAAVKRYLNQFITSMKVPGKKECNACIAAEPDLCGRSWTDVKNYVHNTLQTVRRRNNQLKSEGNENIMNPKSPVGVQTTQKDLEDENVVCSLTTVHPDHLTDSSNCCMTMVEATNLRETSTPFAQEMTPTYATLCSTGTNMVHSTQQLISTFTPLNATDTQVVPTFTPHNTTNALMSPAYTSENQILPMSSYTQNATSMPPHSVYTPQDTASSPLIPTFSQLTAPSTSMVHTFTSLNTPSSPMVPSFAPLNDRSGSIVSSFTPLNHSSAPAYPTSSPRVPTTAQVVPTIHGPSVPDRAPVGQDGSPMSAVGRQGSPAVKPPKRNKRLWSEEEQAAVRRQMGDLSKLVKVPGKKDCDACLAAEPALNSRTWREVKYFVHNSIQSMKRRGHVVAAKQSGVPEPETHSSTTDWDGPVYLSL
- the mphosph8 gene encoding M-phase phosphoprotein 8 isoform X3, with translation MEEDSENKIKWDKMNPFKQACTIGEKRSFEGERNLIEERSSNDALRLTSNLDSARNEEGTPRVKENIPQDLDGPNLPYCPVSSNTGQVPMSEQENVNKGGQVITEFKSTDFDMATEQEGEVKEDKRQAEEDGMSDDTKDGLSREISLNFENSDSTTNGAGNLLRNYDEMEQKGMSDKQSSPEEENDLKEEDVLAGHSHSTDQVLSELGTKRISKRQPWRQRKTAEKKEPTRSSLRTCKKVIETTPVTVDVEKKEPCKKHFCLYCKMAFTQLTKHLERKHAEETDVAHAIHFPKGSKVRQSLLDQIRNKGDYEHNCHVLKSGEGEIVTKKQVKNPSISVRDFLPCQHCFAFYRKTDLWRHERSCKARKGDQKSSERSKRSRVYSAASRLLPMSEFLTGGCEEIVHIMHQDDISRHIRNDPLICKYGNALSAKYDHDKSQFAYIAQKMRELGRFVLAVNELDKSVRYLHEVCLPSKFELAVEGAKKVSGFDPTSSKFKTVSLVSKIGYSLKRAAEIAFGESRMTEDSETESEVKKFIQLLDTKWNECFSRKALALSLKQDVKKVEIDKSTVTEDLIKLHRFITGEEDEARRELKESPSLSTWKKLSEATLADVCLFNRGRVGNIGRMLLQTYTCKKRSGTFMPSADQIRKSTKLELDLGASFTRLELEGQYGRNMLVLLTDRMILSIDLLIENREQAGVAKSNPYLFARTEGPSFIRGLDCFRRAAMECGVKHPEALLSSSLREQIASCWQLMSLNEQELDQVAKLVGQSSQECYKIPRNASQLEQVSKQLLEMERTLPSSPHMTATDGTVQKPALKRRPWSDKEQAAVKRYLNQFITSMKVPGKKECNACIAAEPDLCGRSWTDVKNYVHNTLQTVRRRNNQLKSEGNENIMNPKSPVGVQTTQKDLEDENVVCSLTTVHPDHLTDSSNCCMTMVEATNLRETSTPFAQEMTPTYATLCSTGTNMVHSTQQLISTFTPLNATDTQVVPTFTPHNTTNALMSPAYTSENQILPMSSYTQNATSMPPHSVYTPQDTASSPLIPTFSQLTAPSTSMVHTFTSLNTPSSPMVPSFAPLNDRSGSIVSSFTPLNHSSAPAYPTSSPRVPTTAQVVPTIHGPSVPDRAPVGQDGSPMSAVGRQGSPAVKPPKRNKRLWSEEEQAAVRRQMGDLSKLVKVPGKKDCDACLAAEPALNSRTWREVKYFVHNSIQSMKRRGHVVAAKQSGVPEPETHSSTTDWDGPVYLSL